AACAGGTTCAATCTTCAATGTGCTACCTATACCAAATGCAAGCCATTTATTTACGAATGTATTTATTCTTAACTACACACGCATTTTACAGTAATTACAACCGAGACCTATTcacaatgatttttttaaaagaacctGTGTAGAGAAGGACGTATtcactaaataataatagcaatcaatgcctgtttaaaatacagtacagaaccatttttttacagtgttcacacaccctagtatctgtaagtcgccttggataaaggcgtctgctaaataaacaaataataataataactcagtaactaattcaaaatatgtttttttttttaaattaagcagAAAATTGAGGTAAGTGCTGGTTAGCTGATGGTCAGATATGAGTTGGAAATTAGAACAAATATTGACTGTCCTCTACGGAGTAGCCAGCAGGTGTGTAACTCCCAGAGAGTTGCAAGCACGGTACAGGAGTGTGCACGATAAACAACTCGCTTCAGCACTTCActgtaaagagatttttaataacGTTCACGCTACAGGAGTGTGCACGATAAACAGCTCCCTTCAGAACTTCActgtaaagagatttttaataacGTTCACGCTACAGGAGTGTGCACGATAAACAGCTCCCTTCAGAACTTCActgtaaagagatttttaataacGTTCACGCTACAGGAGTGTGCACGATAAACAGCTCCCTTCAGAACTTCActgtaaagagatttttaataacGTTCACGCTACAGGAGTGTGCACGATAAAGAGCTCCCTTCAGAACTTCACAAGAGATTTTTAATAACGTTCACGCTACAGGAGTGTGCACGATAAAGAGCTCCCTTCAGAACTTCACAAGAGATTTTTAATAACGTTCTTTTTGAGGAGGGCTATCATGTGTAACTTAAAACATCCTTATCATTATGGCAGTGGTGTAGGTGTAGGCACCCCACGCATACAGCTCATGTGCAATACATGTATTAACTGATCTCCACAGGTAGATTTAACAAGCAACAATGCCACGGCACCATATGGCTATGACAAGAATGACACCGAAGGATTGTGCGTTCACCATAGCATCTCTATAGAACTGTTATAAATCACACGCATGTCTTTGAAGTCAAGCGAAGGATTGTATTAGAGTATGCACAGGGTTGAGCCATGCATGTCGATGTCAGCTAAGGGTACAACTGAAGGATTGTATTGCCTTGTGTACAGGATTGAGAGAGAAAACAAAGTGCTGTAAAAAATACACTGAGATACCCACAATACTCAGAGAGCATGATTGGAATGGACTGCTTTATTTTATAAACCTATATTCACAAACTCCTGACACCTGGATGACTAAGCTATGACAGGCTAACCCTGGGAGACCAGTGGTCTGGTTCTGGTGTACAATCCTTAATCTGCATTTGCTAGAAGTACTACACGCTGTTGTTGTAGGTCTTTGTACCGTATTCGTCACTGTAGCAGCCCCTGTAATAATCTCGATTGGAGGCAAGGCAAGTGTGTGTCACTAACAGAGCATGCCTTGTTTGCTCTTAATGGATAACTTCACAGATAAAAAGCCTGCACTCCTAACCTCCCCTATTGAAAAACAATGAAGCCTTCAAACATCATGTTGCTCTCTTAGCAAACAAAGGGTTTCTGGGTATTCTTCAGCACAGATTGACATTGATATGGGTTGTTAAtgggatctgtccttttgtcctgttcgtccccttcctgtctcttgctccactaaacacccagcagtcagaggatgctgcctgacccatcgggagcgagagtcagatttgttgtatgttatgtgtctaaactttgctctctctctctcacttttacgtcacccagcagtcggaggatgctgcctgagcCAAcaagaagggaaaactcttcgtctgTATGCTACCCTATCTcatcctgctatcagtatctaacctcagtGTTAcgaagcaccattcccaaactccattcCTCAgtctcgccatccctctcaaacttgtctcactcttaaactctcaaatctcaCCCCCTATCAAGCCTcgtaagcaaccggagaaatcctctcaacTTGTCTCACTCTCAATATCTCACTCACAATTTcacctcctctcaagccctcgtaggcaaccagtgaatatAAAATTATGATTGCAACATGTGTGTTTTTCCTCAGGGGATGTCATATtcatagtgttgtttttttccgCATGGGATGTCATATTCACAGTGGTGTTGTTTTTTACTCCTTCAGCTATGTGGATGTTTCATACTTGGAGTTTCGATTTGGCTCCGTGTGAGCAAAGATGTCCAGCATGTaagttaataatacattttccacTGGTGTTATGGGAATGCAATAGCATGTGACCACACCACATTAGTTGTTACACCTCTCTCATTTGAGGTGATTCTCATGGCATAGCCATGAATCTTAGTGATAGGTATActcttctaaaagtttaccatagttaaccgtggttttccatgtttattaatatggtttaCCACACCATACCTTTTCTTTActgtgcttacctatgctttactatgtgttcactgtgctttattacactttgctatgctttgactATGGTAGACTTTTTTTAAGGGTACACCAGGTATCTTTCACttttgtaaacaaacaagtactgctTTAAAAAGCAACAACCTCTAACCCTCTCTAAAAAAAAGCTATCATGACCTGCAAACTTGACTTAATTAATCAAAaggatatttttaaaaatgcagtccTTTACAGAACATTCTAGTCCTCAGAGTtctgtgaatagggcccaatgGTACAAAACTATTAAGAAATGACTTGGGTGTATGAAAGAGAAATGAAAACTCGGGGCCCAGTTCTGAACAAGCGGTTGCAAGTGTGGGTTGCAGATGTTTTCTGATTTTGTTAACGGAACAAAAGTAAATCTAGATCCTGATGTTCAAAGATTTTATATGCCCTATGTTAATTCGTCTTTCTTGGTTGGTTCTCAGACCGTACAAGCAGACATCCCTGCCGTCAACCTTATGATTGCCATTGGGGCCATCATAATGGGGCTTGGGTTTTTCGGCTGCTGTGGTGCAATCCGAGAGAGCAGGTGTCTGCTTCTTCTGGTACGTGTGGCGCTGTTTACGTCAGCTTTAATGCCTTTTGTGAATCTCCCTCAACCGAAGGGAGGGTTGGGAATGCAGATGTGCTTTCAATATGCCTGCCATGCCATTTATCAGTTTTAGAAACCcatttaaaacatgcaaaaataataccaaaaaatgTACAAAGAAAAATGAACCCCCTGACAGCCTTTCTGTGTTCTTGTTGCTGGCTGCAGTTTTTCATCGGATTGCTCCTCATCTTTATCCTCCTGGTCACTGCAGGAATCCTGGGAGTTGTGTACAGATCGAAGGTACAGTATGGATCATTTCTTTAAAAtgaggatttctttttttaacatgcttgGAAAGCTGTGAGTCTCCTCAGAGCTGGTAAACTAGCACTTGTAGGGGTTTCCTGTAAAACAGAATATGTgattcaaaaattattattaataattagtcatttagcaaacgcttttatccaaagcgacttaccgagactaggggggtgaactatgcatcaacaactgctgctgcagtctcttacaataggaccttggttttacgtctgatccgaaggacggagcacaaggaggttaagtgacttgctctgggtcacacacattgagtcagtggctgaactgggatttgaaccaggaacctcctgatatcaagcctttttctttaaccacaggaccaccaAGCCTAAATATAATATGGATGAAAAGAATGTGTTTCCATTCGGGCGTACAGTATGGGCAGCACTGCTCTAGACTTCGTTGCCAGGCTCGGGTGACATAGGAATATAACAACACCTACTGTTATATTAATTGGGAGGGTTCCCCTGCTAGTCCCTGTTTGTGTTCTCTGTTCGTGTTCGTGCTGAGCATGGGGATTGTGTGATTGGGTTGGGATCACATACGTCAAGAGAGTTGGAGAGCTAGATgggttacataaataaataaatacataaataaataaataggaaggAGTGGTttactcaaatgttgtgcccattTGCCAATCATTAGGGACAGTTAGCTGCCCTCCATCTGTTTAGGATTTCTGTTTTACCTCACCAGGGGAATGGAGGACAACAAACAGTGTGTGCGTGTTCTTGCATGCAGACAAACAGTGTGTGCGTGTTCTTGCATGCAGACAAACAGTGTGTGCGTGTTCTTGCATGCAGACAAACAGTGTGTGCGTGTTCTTACATGCAGAACCCCATGACAAGCAGTGCCCCTGCTCACTTCATTATCTTTTATTATTGCACTGTCGTCATACGCTTGCCTGGTAGTGGCAAGCATGTAGGTTACCGATGGTTGCTGTGCTTGTGATGGCGGTGAGTATTATTGTGGGGCCAGTCTGGGTTGTGctgaagaaaatataaaaatctgtaacaaaaagaaaatcactCACAAACTTTGGCTTCCTTTCCTGCGCAGGCTGAAGGGGTGCTTACAGACACTCTTCAAAAGTACATTCCCATTGAATCACAGCCAGCTGAGTTCAAGACGGACATTGAAAACCTGCAAACTCAggtaaactatttattttttgttgcataATGTTTGTATCAGGTTCTATAAGGTATAATAAGCATACTGTATTCTACTGTATTCTTAACTGTGCAACAAATTCTTGgagtacaatactgtatatagtctTAATATCTCACCAATAGCCAAacaaaaatagattattattattattattattattattattattattattattattattataatacacttataaaattcaatgacaaacgtttcgactactATTCTGAAGACtttttctcaaaatgtttgttccTGAATTGCTAACTTTGTCTTAGCTGCCAGATCAAACTTTTCAGATGCTCCTGTATCGAGTTCTTGTATAGATCCAACAAGATGGGCAAACAGACGGACATTTGTCAAATATATTCACTGGGACAAATAATGTGTCTGCAAGTGCAATGGTATTATGGAATAAGgtcattttaaaaggtgtttaAAAAAACTTGCTTTCTCTCTTTAGGGCAAGTGTTGTGGACTGATCAAAGGTGCCCAGGACTGGGGAGGTGTGCCTCCAGCCTCCTGCAATTGCAGTGATGATCCTGCTTCAGACTGTACGATCTATAATGGCAGAAAAGTGTACAAACAGGTCAGAACACAAATAACACCAGCAGTACCAGCAATAACAGGGcattgcttagcagtttcactcattccaggttttactacacgcTTGATTAGACCCAacttaacaagctcaggtgtgtcttattaaactcatagcaaaaccaagaatgggtcaaactgctgtacaatgggagtcttatttccatccctgaatataTATTGCCAGGGTTACAAAGCATTCCGTTTTTGTAAAAGCAGTAAAGGTCCCTCCAGTGTTTGACACGTGAGTCGTTCCATACAGCATGATCTGGTGCGCTGCTGTAACCCGTCCTGTGTCTTGCAGTTTGTCCTGCATATTGAAATACGAGCAAAATATGAGTCATTACAACATGCTGCTATTgcaatattttttctttctgttgaaGAATtaggagttaaagactggaggaaactctTTCCAAATTAGGCCCATTGTGTCTTGATGTAGCCTCAACTTAAAATAATGTGTCTGTAACCCCTCTTCCTTTATTACATCATTAATACTGCATCCTGGTTAAATCTAACTGATATAACAAGGACCATACTGTGTGTTTAGCTAATACACATCCAGGACACGGCATGAAATAACTGTGTTTGTCCTTTACAGCCTTGCCTGCAGTTCCTGACTGATATGATGGCTAAACACGCTGGGATTATTCTCGGAGTGGCCTTCGGGCTGGCAGTTGTCATGGTATGAATTTCTTTCAGTTCATTTGTTAAGTTCACTGCAGGCTGACCGGTCCTCCTGCTGAGACtgttgagagatctagcatcGAATACCTTTTTCAGATTTTATGCTGCTCAGtgatttcttttgtatttttatttttgtggttctcattttggaatctcgCCCGTGTTCGTTCATTCGCTCGACAGAATCACCAGGGTGAATTGCGCTGTTCCAGATGATGCTTAGTACATGCAAAGCTTGATCTAGTAATTCTCTGAAGTGTGTAATTTAAGTTTAAACATACTTTTGTTCCCATGCATTGTACTTGTTATGTAAACAGAATACTCTGTTGTTAATGCGCTCCCTAGGCTGGCCGTGTACACCCTGTTGTAATCGTTCCACCCTCTTTCATGGAATAACCACAGCACACTATGAACGTTGGGGGTGTATCTGACATGATATTCTGAGGACAGCCCAGCCACTGTGCTCATTGTGTTCAGCTTTCTGTCCAGGGCAGAATGTGCATTGCATTTGTTGCTTCACTCCTCCTTTTGTCTCTTTTTCAGCTCTTTGGTTTGGGCTTCTCGATGTCACTCTACTGCCAGATTGGCAGAAAATGAGAAGATGCCAGACCGCATTCTAATTTTTTTCTCAGCAATGGCTCTTGGCTTCTCGCTCACGCAGAAAATGAACAAGAATGATTACAgagcattatttttttaatgtaagcaTTTAAATCTAAAAACGTATTTAACAATGTAATGACTTATGCTGTGCCATTAACCCAAATGGCGTAAATGCTGTATTTGTTGGCTGTGTATTACTAGTGGAGGTCAATATTtgattaaatactttttttaacttCTGGTATAAAGGGAATTGTGTTGCTTTTACCAAACACTGTTTTAATAGCTTATATTTACATTTGTATTGCCAAATATGTTCTGAACGCCTGCATATTAAAGGTAGCTGATGTTTTAGTGTATGCTggttgggggtgtgtgtgtttttaccatGTGAACATGTCATATCTGAGTAGCTGATTATTACAGGATCATACTGTATGTATGGGTGTGTACTGCTTTTATAGAGTGGAGGCAATGTGGGTAATGATTAGTTAACACTGATCCAAGCTATTGAAAATATCAGGATTTGAGGATTATATAAAGCATGGTTGTGTcattgcatacatacatacatacctcaCACTTACTGTATATTGTTCATCACATTTAGGGAACCTCTTATCCAGCTGTAATGTAATCTGGTAGAACATTCATCCCCACAAGTCATTTACAGTATAAGTATCTGAGGATATAAGGAGGTGCTGTACCTGCCTATCTGTTCCTACGTACTGTGTGTTACTCTTACAGAGGATACATGTCATTGTGATCTACTGTTTTCCTGATGCTGTTAGCTCTAATTTTGTAATTACAGCTGTGCCAGGTATGTATGGTGCTATTATAATGCCAGCTACGGACGGTATCTGTGGTTATGACTCAAGCGTGTAAAGGCTATCTTAAAAAGAGCCAGGTACTGACAGCACAGCAAACATTGGCAAGCACTTATATCGTATCTTATCAAAGTAATCTTCATTGTATTTCTTGGGAATAAGAGTGTGCCTGTCTCACACAGGAAGTCTCTCCCACTATTTCAATATAAACTGGAATATGGACTTTACTGCTTAGCAACTATCTGTTCTATCATTTTTTGTCATTAATATGGTTCTTTGtttctgccatttgtttttgAGGAGTGGCACTGTACTAAAGCAATCACCTATGAAATGTTTGCATTTGGTTTGTACAATTATTTTGAGCCGTTGCAATGAATAACTTGATGATTCATTGAAACATTGTTAACTCTGTGCCAATAGTGCAAAGCATTTGTTGCGTTAGgtggatttttaattttttttttgtctatgtaactctaaataaatactgaaaaacaAAGCGCACTGCTCATAACGGGTAAAGCTAGTATAAAAGGTGCATTTACCATCAGTTATCATGGTTTGCTATGGttttttaataagctttaccTTACCTCTATGGGctttacagtttttgttttagctGTACCATGCTTACATTgtgatatgcttttactgtggtaaacttttagaacgGCCTCACATTGCTTCCCAAAGTACAGCATCTACTGCTGTCTGATTGGCTCCCTCTTGTTTTCTGACATTCTATGCATCCAGTTACATTGACTCAGCAGAGGTGAAAGGTGACTGATCATGTGGTCTGTTTCTGTGAACTGATACCATTTTGTCACATCAGTGCAGGGCCCAGCTGAGATGCGCGCCGTCACTTCTATACAGGTTAATGAAGGAGAATCTGAAATGCGCAAAGTAAAGCTGTTATAAATAGGGTGATCTGGTGACCCTAGCATATTGAGAGTGTAAGCATGTACATCTTATGCACTAGTGTATGTTACAATAAGGAAATAAGACTTGCAGACAACAAGCAACTATAGGCTGTGTTTACATTGCTTTCTGTCCTTTATGCAGCGTTATTGATTGTGTAAGAGTTCATAGAATTAGATGACAAAAAATAGAATTATCCATTTATCTGGTGCCTGTGTTTCTGAGCTGAGCGACAGTGTACTTTTGGTTGAACAGACAGATGAGTGATTCTCTGTAAATGAATGAAGTGATAATGTAAAAGGCAACATGCGGATCACACATTGATTTTTAGAAGGGATATTCTTTTTCATTGAATTGTCCTAACCAGCAGTACGATGAGCAGGATTCTTCACAAATCTATGtcatgataattattattattagtagtagcagtagcagcagtagcagtagcagtagcaacagcagtagcagtagcagtagcagcagcagtaacagtagtaatagtagtagtagcagtagcagtCATAGTAGTAGCCACAGTAGTAGTAGCCGCAGTACTAGTAGCAGTACCAGTcgtagtagcagtagcagtagtagtagcagtagtagtagtagcagcagtAGCGGTagtaggagcagcagcagcagtagtagtagaagcagtagtagtagtagcagcagtagcagtagcagctGCAGTAGcggtagtagcagtagtagtagcaACAGCAGTAGCAGtggcagtagcagtagcagtagtagCAGCAGTAAAAGTAGCTACTAAAATGACAGTTTGGCCATGCtagtaaaacattatttaaagatatctgtaaatcaatttgagataattctatttcatttttagatatcttttttttttataatgcttttaTTGATTTTTCAGGAAGTACAAAAGATGAATTTATGAAagcattaaattgttttacaataaGCAGAAAACAATATATCAGGGTGGGGAGAAAGTAAAACaacctttaaaatatatatatatatatatatatatatatatatatatatatatatatatatatatatatatatatatatcacagaaataataataataataacctgttaTAGGGAGAATGCTGCATGTCCTAAATCATTAGACCTCTATATCACCCTTATTTTTAAAGTGAGTTATAAAAGTTTGCCAGGCAGTGAAAAATTTATCAATTGAACCTTGCAAGGTGTATCTCACTTTCTCAAGTTTTAGAAAATGCAGAACATCCCAGGTCCAATGGGTAAAAGAGGGTGGGGCAGCTTGCTTCTAGTTTAGTAACGTGAGACGTCTGGCATGTAAGGTAACAAATGCCAAGGAGTCTGCTTCAACCTTTTTGAGCAAGATACCAT
The sequence above is a segment of the Acipenser ruthenus chromosome 7, fAciRut3.2 maternal haplotype, whole genome shotgun sequence genome. Coding sequences within it:
- the LOC117415249 gene encoding tetraspanin-8-like; the encoded protein is MAGVSGCMKYSMFFFNFLFWLCGCFILGVSIWLRVSKDVQHTVQADIPAVNLMIAIGAIIMGLGFFGCCGAIRESRCLLLLFFIGLLLIFILLVTAGILGVVYRSKAEGVLTDTLQKYIPIESQPAEFKTDIENLQTQGKCCGLIKGAQDWGGVPPASCNCSDDPASDCTIYNGRKVYKQPCLQFLTDMMAKHAGIILGVAFGLAVVMLFGLGFSMSLYCQIGRK